The following proteins come from a genomic window of Triticum aestivum cultivar Chinese Spring chromosome 6A, IWGSC CS RefSeq v2.1, whole genome shotgun sequence:
- the LOC123129018 gene encoding serine/threonine-protein kinase PCRK1 (The sequence of the model RefSeq protein was modified relative to this genomic sequence to represent the inferred CDS: added 118 bases not found in genome assembly), with protein MRCLPFLHGGDAKDDDRRTGPSAGMSASVRSFSTEESTERGDPRSGSDLNSINVSDMSAESIRRTQYPSFTDRPANLRVFTFPELKAATRNFSRSLMVGEGGFGCVYRGVIKGSDDPTERVEIAVKQLNRKGVQGQKEWLTEMNVLGIVEHPNLVKLIGYCADDDERGMQRLLVYEYMPNGSVDDHLASRSTSTLSWPMRLKVALDAARGLKYLHEEMDFQVIFRDLKTSNILLDENWNAKLSDFGLARHGPQEGLSHVSTAVVGTLGYAAPEYMQTGRLTAKSDIWGYGVLLYELITGRRPIDRNRPKGEQKLLDWVKPYISDIKRFPIIVDPRLEGHYNLKSMTRLAGVANRCLLRLSKSRPKMSEVYEMVQKIVDSVEVGPPEPPLHYHGSVSGPGAKRTKKGSLKRRLQEFKFGCRQIVWRGWKPEIIKTC; from the exons GCGGCGACCCGCGCTCCggctccgacctcaactccatcaACGTGTCCGACATGAGCGCCGAGTCCATCCGCCGGACGCAGTACCCCAGCTTCACCGACCGCCCCGCCAACCTCCGGGTCTTCACCTTCCCCGAGCTCAAGGCCGCCACCCGCAACTTCAGCCGCTCCCTCATGGTCGGCGAGGGCGGCTTCGGCTGCGTCTACCGGGGCGTCATCAAGGGCTCCGACGACCCCACCGAGCGCGTCGAGATCGCCGTCAAGCAGTTGAACCGCAAGGGGGTCCAG GGGCAGAAGGAATGGCTAACAGAAATGAACGTGCTTGGGATTGTTGAGCACCCAAACCTTGTCAAACTAATAGGTTACTGCGCGGACGACGATGAGCGGGGAATGCAGCGGCTTCTGGTATACGAATACATGCCCAACGGAAGCGTGGATGACCACTTGGCAAGTAGGTCAACTTCAACTCTGTCATGGCCAATGAGATTGAAAGTGGCTCTCGATGCTGCCCGTGGGCTGAAGTATCTGCATGAGGAGATGGACTTTCAG gttattttccgagacCTGAAAACATCTAACATTCTATTAGATGAGAACTGGAATGCAAAGTTATCGGACTTTGGGTTGGCTAGGCATGGACCACAAGAAGGGCTATCCCATGTCTCCACAGCG GTTGTTGGAACTCTAGGATACGCCGCGCCGGAGTACATGCAAACCGGGCGCCTCACCGCAAAAAGTGACATATGGGGCTACGGCGTGCTCCTCTACGAGCTTATCACCGGCCGCCGTCCCATCGACCGGAACCGCCCAAAGGGCGAGCAGAAGCTCCTGGACTGGGTGAAACCGTACATCTCTGACATCAAGCGGTTCCCCATCATCGTCGACCCGCGGCTCGAGGGACACTACAACCTCAAGTCCATGACGAGGCTGGCCGGCGTGGCGAACCGCTGCCTCCTCCGGCTATCCAAGTCGCGCCCGAAGATGAGCGAGGTGTATGAAATGGTGCAGAAGATCGTCGACAGTGTCGAGGTCGGCCCGCCGGAGCCTCCACTGCATTACCATGGCTCGGTGTCCGGACCGGGAGCGAAGCGGACCAAGAAAGGGTCATTGAAGAGGAGGCTTCAGGAATTCAAGTTCGGTTGCCGCCAGATCGTGTGGCGGGGTTGGAAACCTGAGATCATTAAGACCTGCTGA